A segment of the Leptolyngbya sp. NIES-3755 genome:
GGGTAACGCTTGACGACGGGCAAACGGTAGATAGACATCCATTGGAAAAACGCGCTCTCGTCCTAATGCTTGAACGAAAGCTCTTGATCGATCCACAAGTCTCAAGGTCTGCCTTTCAAAGCCATAGGGTCCACGGGCTGCCAGATCGGGAACAGTCGGAGGCAATGTCGTATTATCTTGATTTGCAAGTTCAGCGATCGTCTGTGTGGCACGAGTGGTTCGATTGATCAAATCTCCAAAATCATCCGCAATTTGCAAACTCCGCTGTAGATCGATCCGTAATCCACGAGTCGGAAACTTTCGTAAGACGTTCAGCGGTGTTAATCCTTCTGGATCAGCCGCCGCTAGAATTAATGCTCCTCGAATGGCGAAAAATCCAGTATCACGCGACTCTGGTTGAATGACTTGTCCTAAACGGCGCAGGAGAATTTCACCTTGTTGCGTGTAGAGAAATTGTGAAACCGCGATCGGATCAATACTTGCTCGTGTCAGTAAAGCTCTTCTCAACGTTTGAAGCTGTTGCGGAGAGATATATTGCGAATAGACATAAAGATCACTATCGAGTTCGCCTGTTCGAGCGTACCGTTCAAGCGCAGACACAGAAATCGATCGCTCTAAAATCCCATACGACAAAAAGACGCGCTCTGCACTCAAGACAGGACGACTGAAATTTGCGATCGTACTTGCGGTCACGATCGCAGAAAGCGCAAATTTCCATCCTTTAAACTGCCGCATCATAGGCTCACTGATTTCTCTCTGTCCGACCCATTCTGACGCACAGAACCGAGAGCGACAACAAACCTCAAATCGAAATCCGTCTTTTGACAAATAGTCGAACGTGCGATCTCTGCTTTAAGGTCTATTTACTGACACTTAATAGACCGTCACCTCACAACGCCTCTCGCTATCATCGTATCAGCCCAGCCGTATCGTCTTTCAATTTGCAGCATCATGACCGAATTCTGGAGTCGTTTTTTTGATTCAAGTTCTTACATGCCTCACGGGCATTGTTATCTTTGGCAGACTGGATTGGTTTGGCTGCACATTACTGGCGATGCGTTGATTGCACTGTCTTACTATTCGATTCCACTCGCGATCGTATTTTTCGTGCGAAAACGTGAGGATCTGCCGTTTAACTGGATTTTTCTGTTATTTGGAGCTTTTATTGTTGCTTGCGGCACAGGGCATCTTTTAGATATTTGGACTTTGTGGCATCCAGATTATTGGATTTCTGGTGGCTTGAAAGCGATCACCGCAATGGTGTCTGTGCTCACGGCGATCGAACTTTATCCCTTAATTCCAAAAGCCTTGGCGCTTCCCAGTCCAACCGAATTGAAGTTGGCAAACCAAACGCTGCAAGTCCAGATTGGGGAACGTCGTCAAGCAGAAACCGCACTGAAACGGCAGCAGGATCAGCTTGAAGAATTAGTTGCCCAACGCACCGCAGAATTAACGAAGATCAATCAACAACTCCAAGACGAAATCATCGAACGCCAACGGATTCAAGAAGAGCGAGAATTAGCCTTGCAGCGAGAGCAACGGGCACGTGAACAAGCAGAAGCGGCAAATCGAGTCAAAGATGAATTCCTCGCAGTTTTGTCGCATGAATTGAGAACACCTCTGAATCCGATTTTGGGTTGGACAAAGCTTTTACAGAAAAAGTTACTGACTCCAGAGAAAACGACGATCGCACTCGATACGATCGAGCGGAATGCCAAACTTCAATCTCAATTGATCGAGGATTTACTCGATATTTCTCGTATTATGCGCGGGAAATTAACGCTGAATACATCAGCAATAGATTTGAAGACCGTGGTGAAATCTGCGATCGACACAGTTTCTCTAGCAGCAGAAGCAAAACAAATTCAGATTGAAACTCATCTCGAAGCTGAAGTTGGACAGATCTTGGGAGATGCAGGACGATTACAACAAGTCGTGTGGAATTTGCTCTCGAATGCGGTGAAATTCACGCCTGAAGGTGGACACGTAGTCATCTCTTTAACGAGTGAGGATGCGAGTCACGCCAAGATCATAGTTCGAGATAACGGCAAAGGGATTAATCCAAAGGCTCTAGAGTGTGTCTTCGATCGATTCTGGCAAGAAGACAGTACGAATACTCGCCAGTTTGGGGGCTTAGGATTGGGACTGGCAATCAGTCGGCAAATTGTCGAGCTTCATGGCGGCACGATCGTGGCAGAAAGTAATGGGGAAGGAACCGGAGCGACCTTTACGGTGAGATTGCCACTCCGAGCAGCAGTTCCAGTGACTACACCCTATCCAGCCTCTTCTTCAGAAGATTCGACTTTAGAAGGGCTACGGATTTTAGTGGTCGATGATAGCGCCGATTCGCGTGAATATGCTGCATTTGTTCTAAGTGAAGCAGGATCGCATGTGAGAACAGCGGACTCTGCCGAAGCTGCGATCGTGGCAATCGAGGAAGAGTTACCCGATGTGATCGTGTGCGACATTGGAATGCCCCAAGCCAATGGGTACGAACTGATTCAAAAAATCCGATCGCGTCCTCCAGAGAAAGGGGGCGGTATTGTTGCGATCGCGCTCACTTCCTACGCGGGAGACTATGACCAGAAGCAAGCGATCGCGGCAGGATTTCAGCAACATCTGTCGAAACCTGTGGAACCGGAACAATTAGTCAAGACCATCTCCGCCATTTGTCCGATCCGGTCGTTAAATCGTACATCGGTGTTAAATTAACTCGATCGCTCAAATTAGCCGTATTTTTACGGATAAAGGATGAGATTGCGACTTTCGATCGACATCGAAACTGCAATTTAGTCTTATAACAATGGGTACAGAATTCTTAATTATGATTTTTCAGTTGAGTGCCATACTTACGCTAGTTTTTAGTGATAGTATAAATTCCCTGAAATTCAGCAATTTATCTAATCCAGGTTGTCTAAATGACCGTTTTATCTTCAGAAACGAATGAATTAATCCAGAGTGATCCGCCGCAAAGTGATCTAGGGCAGCGTGAACCAACCGATTCGCAGTTAATTCGCTATCTCAAAGAAGAGTTAGCCGTTCCCGACGAATTAGTTGAACTGGCTTTGCGCCACTCCGAGCAAGAACGTGGCACTTTGCCAATGGTGCTCTGGCGGTATGGATTTGTCTCGATCGACCAACTGAATCAGATTTTTGATTGGATGGCGCGATAAATTACTGTTTGCTCATTTTGTTCAAGAGCCAGAGTGAAGTCGAAATCGCTACGAACTGCGCCAAAATCACGTTAGCGCTGGCTTGAACGATAAAAATATCGATCGGTTGAATAAATCTGGCTGGATCAACATTGATAAATCCGCCCACGCCTTGACCCAATGCTTTTGTTGCGAGTAACCCGACGATCGCCTGAGTTCCCAAGAGTGCCAAGAACGTTCCAATCAAACTGGCAGTCAATCCGATCCGAATCGTTTGAATCGCCTCCGCTTTTTTCGGTCGTGCTGCGGGTTCTGCGTTGAGTCGTCGCCCGATCGCGACATATTTTGTGAGCGACCAGAACATATTGAATCCTAAAATTGCAATCCCGCAAATCGTCAGCACAACTCCGACTCCGGTTCCTGGATTATTTCCACCTGGATTCCGCACCGAAACCGATGCAAACAGCAAAATCACAGCAGAAATGATTGCCAGCACCAACTGAAACCAGAAGCTAAACCAACCTGCAAATCGAAACGTGCTGGCGATTTCTCGGAGAGTCGGAGAGTCGGATTTCGTCATTGCAACAAGTCCCACAGAAGCTACATCCAGCTTACAGCGATTTGAGTTGGATTGTCCTGAGGAGTATTTGAGCGAACCTTCACTTACACTATCCCTTAC
Coding sequences within it:
- a CDS encoding hypothetical protein (hypothetical protein N9414_00740;~similar to AA sequence:cyanobase_aa:LBDG_26380); this encodes MTKSDSPTLREIASTFRFAGWFSFWFQLVLAIISAVILLFASVSVRNPGGNNPGTGVGVVLTICGIAILGFNMFWSLTKYVAIGRRLNAEPAARPKKAEAIQTIRIGLTASLIGTFLALLGTQAIVGLLATKALGQGVGGFINVDPARFIQPIDIFIVQASANVILAQFVAISTSLWLLNKMSKQ
- a CDS encoding multi-sensor hybrid histidine kinase (similar to AA sequence:cyanobase_aa:Cyan7425_3772), whose product is MTEFWSRFFDSSSYMPHGHCYLWQTGLVWLHITGDALIALSYYSIPLAIVFFVRKREDLPFNWIFLLFGAFIVACGTGHLLDIWTLWHPDYWISGGLKAITAMVSVLTAIELYPLIPKALALPSPTELKLANQTLQVQIGERRQAETALKRQQDQLEELVAQRTAELTKINQQLQDEIIERQRIQEERELALQREQRAREQAEAANRVKDEFLAVLSHELRTPLNPILGWTKLLQKKLLTPEKTTIALDTIERNAKLQSQLIEDLLDISRIMRGKLTLNTSAIDLKTVVKSAIDTVSLAAEAKQIQIETHLEAEVGQILGDAGRLQQVVWNLLSNAVKFTPEGGHVVISLTSEDASHAKIIVRDNGKGINPKALECVFDRFWQEDSTNTRQFGGLGLGLAISRQIVELHGGTIVAESNGEGTGATFTVRLPLRAAVPVTTPYPASSSEDSTLEGLRILVVDDSADSREYAAFVLSEAGSHVRTADSAEAAIVAIEEELPDVIVCDIGMPQANGYELIQKIRSRPPEKGGGIVAIALTSYAGDYDQKQAIAAGFQQHLSKPVEPEQLVKTISAICPIRSLNRTSVLN
- a CDS encoding hypothetical protein (similar to AA sequence:cyanobase_aa:LBDG_26390); protein product: MTVLSSETNELIQSDPPQSDLGQREPTDSQLIRYLKEELAVPDELVELALRHSEQERGTLPMVLWRYGFVSIDQLNQIFDWMAR